CTCGCTGTGGGATGCGAACGGACAACTGGTCTGTTCGGACTGTCGATCGGTGTGATCGCGCGTCGCTCAGCCTCGATGGCAAGGGCTTTCGGCCCCTATGACCGACCGACGAACGATGAGCGACGACGCTGACGCCTGTCCGAACGACGACTCGCGAGACGCCAGCGACAGTTCCGAACGGCAGTGTCGCACATGACCGCGAATCCACGACCGGCTATCGAACCGGCGACGCAGGACGATCTCGAGGCGATCACGGAGCTGTGGGTCCGACTGGCTCGCGACCAGCGCGACCACGACTCGTTCGTCCACGCCGACGCCAACCGCGAGACGATGCGAGAGACCCTCGCGGCGCACGCCCACACCGACGGACTGCTCGTCGCACGCGATGACGGCCGCGTCGTCGGGTTTACGTCGTTCTCTATCGAACGCGGCGCGCTGTCACTGGACGCGACGCGAGGGGTACTGTCGAACATCTACGTCGATCCCGCGTACCGCGAGCGCGGGGCCGGGACGGCGCTCCTCGAGGCGGCCGAGGGAGCGCTTCGCGAGCAGGGCGCGGAGGTCGTGATTCTCGAGGTGATGGCGGACAACGAGGCGGCGAGACGGTTCTACGAGCAACGGGAGTACGAGACGTACCGGGTCGCGATGAAACGATCGCTCG
This DNA window, taken from Natronococcus sp. CG52, encodes the following:
- a CDS encoding GNAT family N-acetyltransferase, whose translation is MTANPRPAIEPATQDDLEAITELWVRLARDQRDHDSFVHADANRETMRETLAAHAHTDGLLVARDDGRVVGFTSFSIERGALSLDATRGVLSNIYVDPAYRERGAGTALLEAAEGALREQGAEVVILEVMADNEAARRFYEQREYETYRVAMKRSLGNPSENDTHSKEDG